One Rhododendron vialii isolate Sample 1 chromosome 2a, ASM3025357v1 genomic region harbors:
- the LOC131317426 gene encoding uncharacterized protein LOC131317426 → MRRMPGETLRLYTERYWEVYNLIPDCDQCVAAEFFMNVLDPSSAIFRDLSRNPPKTMGELMVIIEKDCVHEEAIAERHAPKASESAKASVQQPWQQERREPRLNEYVAKRTAFTEPIYKLLSIIGQLPFFVWPTGFMGTAGNGPGMCTYHKECGHYTTQYQPFKQYLEELAAAGHLNPWIDTQKNPLPLPPPIIGNIRKWEDLSLEGPITFSSEELRGIQLPHTDALVVTIAIDKSTVQRVLVDQGSSVEVMFYLTFKSLELIPDHLRTATTLFVSFIGAPVWPLGLISLPVRAGS, encoded by the exons ATGAGGAGGATGCCTGGAGAGACCCTTCGATTATATACCGAACGTTATTGGGAAGTGTACAACCTCATTCCCGACTGTGACCAATGCGTCGCTGCTGAGTTTTTCATGAACGTTCTTGATCCTTCCTCAGCAATATTCCGTGATCTTTCCCGAAATCCTCCGAAGACCATGGGGGAACTAATGGTGATCATTGAAAAGGACTGCGTCCATGAAGAGGCAATTGCCGAGCGCCATGCTCCGAAGGCTTCAGAATCCGCAAAGGCGTCGGTC CAACAACCATGGCAGCAAGAAAGACGGGAGCCACGGCTTAACGAGTATGTGGCCAAGCGAACTGCATTTACCGAGCCTATTTATAAGCTTTTAAGCATCATTGGTCAACTTCCATTCTTCGTTTGGCCGACGGGATTCATGGGCACAGCTGGAAATGGCCCTGGAATGTGCACGTACCACAAAGAATGTGGACACTATACGACGCAATACCAACCTTTCAAACAATATTTGGAGGAGCTGGCTGCAGCCGGGCATCTCAATCCTTGGATCGATACTCAAAAAAATCCGCTTCCCCTTCCACCACCAATCATTGGAAATATT CGAAAGTGGGAAGATCTGAGCCTTGAAGGTCCTATAACTTTTTCCTCCGAAGAACTTCGCGGAATACAGTTGCCTCATACCGATGCTCTTGTGGTCACCATCGCTATTGATAAATCTACTGTTCAGCGAGTGTTGGTTGACCAAGGAAGCTCGGTTGAAGTAATGTTCTATTTGACATTCAAAAGCCTCGAACTCATTCCTGATCACCTTCGAACGGCAACCACTCTGTTCGTAAGCTTCATCGGCGCTCCCGTTTGGCCACTCGGTTTGATATCACTTCCCGTGCGAGCCGGTTCTTGA